One Bacillus sp. 1780r2a1 DNA segment encodes these proteins:
- a CDS encoding ATP-binding protein: MKNVISKLSFRSKILSSLLVIALLLSSLSFIFVYSIDDLSHVSQRLKNEEIPELVWLSHWDEELHVKQYIVSNNLERDNCCTSVVTEYKQYGNHAISKVENDKLAFPASLQQLKEQIELLDFQMNNNVAGLIDYGDQEAVATYLEEVYLPQLYKVQGEIHDQKKDVSNSLGELSSDLPLIIRNALIGLLISMVVIVFLSIFISYRMSRMLTKPVESMTARVNRIADGEYGLRLEEEQQVEFLRLSKSINKMSQNLSESFHKITSEKTYREQILNSLPVGIITVDHYNNHLFLNGAVKKMLMISLSDVQHALHYEGNENEAFWRILREKKVKRHQKVTYQLNQEERCLLVSQSQLVNDENNVVGRIFHFIDITDTQQLERRMHQSEKLALVGELAAGAAHEIRNPLAVIHGFLSLMNHGLSIEDRKSFQVELLLKELERINSIVEEMLMLAKPGAPVMKAKRIDYVLEEIISFITANNQSFMIQVQMEKAMVWIDDKQIKQVVHNLLRNSLEAMNGAGRMEITGMVKRNQYCIYLKDSGTGIPEEVQKNIFHPFNTSKENGTGLGLTIVKTILQNHGGDIELVETSEKGTTFMLTLPIN; encoded by the coding sequence ATGAAGAATGTGATAAGTAAGCTTTCGTTTCGGAGTAAAATCCTGAGTTCACTCTTGGTTATTGCCTTGTTGTTGAGCAGCCTGTCGTTTATTTTTGTATATTCAATCGATGATTTGAGTCATGTTAGCCAAAGATTAAAAAATGAAGAAATTCCAGAGTTAGTTTGGCTTTCTCATTGGGATGAAGAGCTTCATGTTAAGCAATATATTGTTTCAAACAATCTAGAAAGAGATAATTGCTGTACAAGCGTAGTAACAGAATATAAGCAATATGGTAATCACGCAATAAGCAAAGTAGAAAATGATAAATTGGCTTTTCCAGCATCGCTCCAACAATTGAAAGAGCAAATTGAACTGCTCGATTTTCAAATGAATAATAATGTTGCAGGGTTAATTGATTACGGAGATCAAGAAGCAGTTGCTACTTATCTTGAAGAGGTTTATTTGCCTCAGCTATATAAAGTACAAGGCGAGATTCATGATCAAAAGAAAGATGTATCAAATTCCTTAGGTGAACTGTCTAGTGATTTGCCGCTTATTATTCGGAATGCACTAATTGGATTATTAATTTCAATGGTTGTCATTGTATTCTTGTCAATTTTTATTTCCTACCGTATGAGCAGAATGTTGACCAAACCTGTGGAAAGCATGACTGCACGAGTCAATCGGATTGCTGATGGTGAATACGGATTACGACTAGAAGAAGAGCAGCAAGTCGAGTTTCTTAGACTAAGCAAATCAATCAACAAGATGTCTCAAAATCTTTCTGAGTCTTTTCATAAGATAACGTCAGAGAAGACATACCGTGAGCAAATATTAAACTCATTGCCTGTGGGTATTATTACAGTTGATCATTACAATAATCATCTTTTCTTAAATGGAGCAGTAAAAAAGATGTTAATGATTAGCTTAAGCGATGTTCAGCATGCTTTACATTATGAAGGAAACGAGAACGAAGCATTTTGGCGTATTTTACGTGAGAAAAAAGTAAAAAGACATCAAAAAGTAACGTACCAGCTAAACCAAGAAGAACGCTGCCTGCTGGTTTCTCAATCACAGCTAGTGAATGATGAAAACAATGTGGTCGGTCGGATTTTTCACTTCATTGATATCACTGATACGCAGCAGTTAGAACGTCGAATGCATCAATCAGAGAAACTAGCATTAGTAGGAGAATTAGCTGCAGGAGCAGCTCATGAAATTCGTAATCCACTAGCGGTTATTCATGGCTTTTTATCACTTATGAACCACGGGCTTTCTATAGAGGATCGAAAATCGTTTCAGGTTGAGCTATTGCTTAAAGAGCTTGAGCGAATCAATTCAATTGTAGAAGAAATGCTGATGCTTGCAAAACCAGGAGCACCCGTTATGAAAGCAAAGAGAATTGATTATGTATTAGAAGAGATTATTTCGTTTATTACCGCTAATAATCAATCCTTTATGATTCAAGTACAGATGGAAAAAGCAATGGTTTGGATTGATGATAAACAAATAAAGCAAGTGGTTCATAATTTGCTACGAAATAGCTTAGAAGCTATGAACGGGGCCGGTAGGATGGAAATCACCGGAATGGTGAAGAGAAATCAATACTGCATTTATCTAAAAGATAGTGGCACGGGCATCCCAGAAGAGGTTCAAAAGAATATCTTTCATCCGTTTAATACATCGAAGGAAAACGGCACGGGATTAGGTTTGACCATTGTAAAGACAATTCTTCAAAATCACGGTGGAGATATTGAATTAGTGGAAACATCTGAAAAAGGAACAACGTTTATGCTGACGTTGCCAATAAATTAA
- the map gene encoding type I methionyl aminopeptidase, producing MISLKSEREINLMHEAGKLLAQCHKEIEQMIKPGITTHQIDQFVESFLEKHGATPEQKGYKGYQFATCASLNDEICHGFPTKQPLKNGDIVTIDMVVNLNGALADSAWTHKVGEISDEAKRLMDVTYNALYKGIEQAQVGNRTGDIGYAIQSYVEGEGFSVVRDFTGHGIGNTMHEEPTIFHYGKPGKGPRLKEGMVITIEPMVNVGTWQSKMDKNGWTARTTDGKLSAQYEHTIAITKEGPVILTEQ from the coding sequence TTGATTTCATTAAAAAGTGAACGCGAAATCAACTTAATGCATGAAGCAGGTAAGTTATTAGCTCAATGTCATAAAGAGATTGAACAAATGATTAAACCAGGTATTACAACGCATCAAATTGATCAATTTGTTGAAAGCTTTTTAGAAAAACACGGTGCTACGCCAGAGCAAAAGGGATATAAAGGATACCAGTTCGCCACATGTGCATCGTTGAACGATGAGATTTGTCACGGCTTTCCAACGAAGCAACCTCTAAAAAATGGAGATATTGTGACTATCGATATGGTGGTTAACTTAAATGGTGCTTTAGCCGATTCAGCATGGACTCATAAGGTGGGGGAAATCTCTGATGAAGCAAAGCGCTTGATGGATGTAACGTACAACGCATTATATAAAGGTATAGAGCAAGCACAGGTAGGAAATCGCACAGGTGATATTGGGTATGCTATCCAATCTTATGTGGAAGGAGAAGGCTTTTCCGTTGTTCGTGACTTTACTGGACACGGCATTGGTAACACAATGCATGAGGAACCAACCATTTTTCACTATGGCAAACCTGGGAAAGGACCTCGTTTAAAAGAAGGAATGGTTATTACAATTGAACCAATGGTAAACGTAGGAACTTGGCAATCCAAAATGGATAAAAACGGATGGACAGCGCGTACAACAGATGGAAAACTATCTGCGCAGTACGAGCATACCATTGCAATTACGAAAGAGGGGCCGGTTATTTTAACCGAACAATAA
- a CDS encoding lactonase family protein codes for MTRGKTFIGYVGTYTKGSSEGVYTFTFDAEKKELRDVRAVAKIDNPTYVNISKNNEYLYAVVKEGDKGGVASYKINPENGDLTFINNQMLEGPSPCYVAVNDNNDQVLTANYHRGSIESYVTSSQSGEVWPAASVMQHEGEGPNKDRQEKPHAHYSDFTPDGKYAVAVDLGTDEIITYAVGKEGKLTKAQTFNTSPGAGPRHLTFHPNGKYAYVMTELSNEVLVLEYNAQDGSFTQLQAIATLPADFTENSQGSAVHISSDGRFVYAGNRGHNTIATFAVSNDGYELTFVEWTDTKGDWPRDFVLDPTEKFIVASNQETGNLVLFERNEETGKLTFVDSIVDVPYAVCVKFLNV; via the coding sequence ATGACTCGAGGAAAAACGTTTATCGGTTACGTTGGAACGTATACAAAAGGTTCAAGTGAAGGAGTTTACACATTTACATTTGATGCAGAGAAAAAGGAATTAAGGGATGTACGAGCAGTAGCTAAAATTGATAACCCTACATATGTGAATATTAGCAAGAACAATGAATACTTATATGCTGTTGTAAAAGAGGGAGATAAAGGAGGCGTAGCTTCTTACAAAATCAATCCTGAAAACGGCGATTTAACATTTATTAATAACCAAATGCTTGAAGGACCTTCACCGTGTTATGTGGCAGTTAACGATAACAATGACCAGGTGTTAACTGCTAATTACCATCGAGGAAGTATTGAATCATACGTAACTTCTTCTCAAAGCGGAGAAGTGTGGCCAGCTGCTTCAGTTATGCAACATGAAGGAGAAGGCCCGAACAAAGATCGTCAAGAAAAACCACACGCTCACTATTCAGATTTTACGCCAGACGGTAAGTACGCTGTAGCGGTGGATCTTGGCACAGATGAAATCATCACGTATGCTGTTGGAAAAGAAGGGAAATTAACAAAAGCTCAAACGTTTAACACATCACCTGGCGCTGGACCAAGACATTTAACGTTCCATCCAAATGGCAAGTATGCGTATGTGATGACAGAGCTAAGCAATGAAGTGTTAGTGTTAGAATATAACGCTCAAGATGGGAGCTTTACACAACTACAAGCAATTGCAACTTTACCAGCAGATTTTACTGAAAATAGCCAAGGAAGTGCGGTTCATATCTCATCAGATGGCCGTTTCGTCTATGCTGGAAACCGTGGGCATAATACTATTGCAACGTTTGCTGTTAGTAACGACGGTTATGAACTTACGTTTGTTGAGTGGACGGATACAAAAGGAGACTGGCCACGTGATTTCGTATTAGATCCAACGGAAAAATTTATTGTGGCATCTAATCAAGAGACTGGAAACTTAGTGTTGTTTGAACGAAATGAAGAAACTGGCAAGTTAACGTTCGTAGACTCAATTGTTGATGTACCATACGCGGTTTGCGTAAAGTTTTTAAATGTATAA
- a CDS encoding nitronate monooxygenase: MFNSKYPLIQAPMAGGISTPKLAAAVCKAGGVGFLAGGYKTTSALKEEIEQLQKQQPGVFGVNLFVPEEEGNYDLKQYEERIKSTAVTLQEEIGVPRYHDDEWKDKLMLLANHPVPLVSFTFGCPEKNVIRTLQKKGTVVIVTITTPKEAKLAAEAGADALCLQGIEAGGHRGSFNNQKGKEEDYGILELIDLVKKQSSLPLIAAGGIMDKDGVEVVLNAGASAVQIGTAFLCCKESGANSTYKKALLNKTYKETAITRAFTGRRARGLANTFLLSHTDSAPAAYPHVHYMTQPLRKKAAKQGEANYLSLWAGIGHNKVKECSAQEIVRSLMM; the protein is encoded by the coding sequence ATGTTTAACAGCAAATATCCATTAATTCAAGCACCGATGGCAGGAGGAATATCTACACCTAAGCTGGCTGCTGCTGTTTGCAAAGCTGGAGGAGTGGGCTTTCTTGCCGGAGGTTATAAAACAACATCTGCTTTAAAAGAAGAAATAGAACAGCTGCAAAAGCAACAACCCGGTGTATTTGGCGTTAATTTATTTGTACCAGAAGAAGAAGGAAACTATGACCTCAAACAGTATGAAGAGCGTATAAAAAGTACGGCAGTTACGTTGCAGGAAGAAATAGGTGTTCCAAGATACCATGACGATGAATGGAAGGATAAACTTATGCTCTTAGCAAATCATCCTGTTCCATTAGTTAGTTTTACGTTTGGCTGTCCAGAAAAAAATGTTATTCGAACATTGCAGAAGAAAGGAACCGTCGTTATCGTAACGATAACAACACCAAAAGAAGCCAAGCTGGCAGCTGAAGCAGGGGCGGATGCACTTTGCTTGCAGGGGATTGAAGCGGGTGGCCATCGCGGAAGCTTTAACAATCAAAAAGGCAAAGAAGAAGACTATGGAATTTTAGAGCTCATAGATCTTGTAAAAAAGCAGTCTAGCTTGCCGCTTATTGCTGCCGGTGGAATTATGGACAAAGATGGTGTAGAGGTAGTATTGAATGCTGGGGCTAGTGCCGTTCAAATAGGAACAGCTTTTCTTTGTTGTAAGGAAAGTGGGGCGAACTCTACCTATAAGAAAGCATTATTAAATAAAACGTACAAAGAGACGGCCATTACCCGAGCTTTTACAGGCAGGCGTGCTAGAGGTTTGGCAAATACATTTTTGCTTTCCCATACTGACTCCGCTCCAGCAGCCTATCCGCACGTTCACTATATGACCCAGCCGCTTCGGAAAAAGGCTGCTAAGCAAGGGGAGGCAAATTATCTTTCCCTTTGGGCGGGTATTGGTCACAATAAAGTAAAAGAGTGCTCAGCCCAAGAGATCGTACGGTCCTTAATGATGTAA
- a CDS encoding M15 family metallopeptidase, with translation MNAVETILKLLLIGIIAYGLIFFVQKNWPISPFGPSLSEFKDATDLHPDVAEKRDQLIEKAKAQGIDVVITDGFRSFEEQDELYARGRTTEGQIVTYSKGGESYHNYGLAIDFALRVDNGDIIWDMEYDGNGNGKSDWMEVAEIGKKLGFEWGGDWQGFKDYPHFQLRPEDIK, from the coding sequence ATGAATGCGGTAGAGACAATTCTTAAGTTGCTATTAATCGGCATTATTGCGTATGGATTAATCTTTTTTGTTCAAAAAAATTGGCCTATTTCTCCTTTTGGTCCCAGTTTAAGTGAGTTTAAAGACGCAACAGACCTTCATCCCGATGTAGCTGAAAAAAGAGATCAGCTTATCGAAAAAGCAAAAGCACAGGGAATAGATGTTGTCATTACGGATGGCTTTCGCTCATTTGAAGAACAAGACGAACTTTATGCCCGTGGCCGAACGACCGAAGGGCAGATTGTCACGTACTCAAAAGGTGGCGAATCTTATCATAACTACGGTTTAGCGATTGATTTTGCGTTGCGAGTCGATAATGGCGATATTATTTGGGACATGGAGTACGACGGCAATGGTAATGGTAAATCTGACTGGATGGAAGTAGCTGAAATTGGTAAAAAACTTGGCTTTGAGTGGGGAGGAGACTGGCAAGGATTTAAGGATTATCCTCATTTTCAATTAAGGCCTGAAGATATAAAATAA
- a CDS encoding PepSY domain-containing protein, whose protein sequence is MKLAATLLTGTLVLGGLGAGAYAMTDKQPLQSVSANSTTISEEQAKEIALEQTNGGNITKMSVDTDDRTKKYEFEIINGEWEYDVDVDFNSGKVVEFDQERLDSDDDDDRDGEISIEEAKFSLEEATKVALKEQAGTIVETELDRDDHQLRYEIEIHTEDNREVNVDIDAINGNVLKVEWDD, encoded by the coding sequence ATGAAACTTGCGGCAACGTTATTAACGGGAACTTTAGTTTTAGGTGGATTAGGCGCTGGTGCTTACGCTATGACAGATAAACAGCCTTTACAATCCGTATCGGCCAACTCAACAACGATTTCAGAAGAGCAAGCAAAAGAAATTGCGCTAGAACAAACAAATGGTGGTAACATTACAAAGATGAGCGTGGATACAGATGATAGAACGAAAAAATATGAATTTGAAATTATAAATGGTGAGTGGGAATACGATGTAGACGTTGATTTTAACTCTGGAAAAGTAGTAGAGTTTGATCAAGAACGTTTAGATAGCGATGATGACGATGACCGTGATGGCGAGATAAGCATTGAAGAAGCTAAATTTTCATTAGAGGAAGCAACAAAAGTAGCACTAAAAGAGCAAGCTGGAACCATTGTTGAAACAGAGTTAGACCGCGACGATCACCAGCTGCGCTATGAGATTGAAATTCACACTGAGGATAACCGTGAAGTCAATGTTGATATTGACGCTATTAACGGAAACGTATTAAAGGTTGAGTGGGACGATTAA
- a CDS encoding PepSY domain-containing protein, translated as MKRTLIMVLIALAVAIGIWYWVTALNNTSASSLSESDVQSLVKQKYEGQIDRIQKVDNQFHVQLTNQNNTYEIMVDRASGDIIDFSKVSESTNEEKPRAQLTQEQAKKKAAERVQGTVENVKESNDHYDITIKNNGGTHIVKVNRSDGSIANVSTAQENEQLTTLISKEGAKKIALEKVKGTISSVELEDDDDELLYEVEIDQSPSEEATVLIDAYSGEIVSIQFETDDD; from the coding sequence ATGAAACGAACACTGATTATGGTTTTAATCGCGCTTGCTGTGGCCATCGGAATTTGGTACTGGGTAACAGCTTTAAACAATACCAGTGCTTCTTCTTTATCAGAAAGCGACGTACAAAGCCTCGTTAAGCAAAAATACGAAGGTCAGATTGATCGAATACAAAAAGTAGACAATCAGTTTCACGTACAGCTTACCAATCAAAACAATACGTATGAAATCATGGTTGATAGAGCTTCTGGTGACATTATCGATTTTTCAAAAGTCAGTGAATCAACGAACGAAGAGAAACCTCGTGCACAGCTCACTCAGGAGCAAGCAAAAAAGAAAGCAGCGGAACGTGTACAAGGTACTGTGGAAAACGTAAAAGAAAGCAATGACCACTATGATATAACAATTAAGAATAATGGCGGCACTCATATTGTGAAAGTCAATCGTTCAGATGGTTCAATCGCAAACGTCTCTACTGCTCAGGAAAATGAACAGTTAACCACTCTTATCAGCAAAGAAGGAGCCAAAAAAATTGCGCTAGAAAAAGTAAAGGGCACCATTTCATCGGTGGAGCTAGAAGATGATGACGATGAGCTTTTATATGAAGTAGAAATTGATCAAAGCCCAAGTGAAGAAGCAACTGTACTTATCGATGCCTATTCTGGTGAAATCGTATCAATTCAGTTTGAGACAGACGATGATTAA
- a CDS encoding HAMP domain-containing histidine kinase yields MKLKTKITLFTTLLLILLLLVTNSSIYFIFKKTMTDHAIERLDSQVNDIAEGFNRSGSTAVEPRNLFNAYVPLNGMIRIIDENNKTLLTTLKDELSLRSLNATYRTNEHTDVTQKSGAIYASASMPIIWTNGNVVSLELTERLVDVEQSLSILRIILIVASFIILVPTVIGGRFLSKVVLQPIQSLIHTMEDIQTSRTFKRIATKSSSKDELDQMASTFNNMMDLLEENYKKQEQFVSDASHELKTPLTVIESYANMLKRWGMKRPDILEEAVESIHSESIRMKALTEQMLVLAKDDSQLELHIQPTDINTLCIETGRSLQQAFQRTIHVKPSMHSIQVSSDEQKLKQLLYILLDNAIKYSEESVELIVNAVDKTCLITIIDHGIGIPKEDLTHVYERFFRVDKARSRETGGSGLGLAIASKIVKAHQGTIEIESEEEKGTTVQIRLPIHFS; encoded by the coding sequence ATGAAGCTAAAAACGAAAATTACGTTATTTACAACGCTCCTTCTTATCCTGTTGCTTCTTGTAACCAATAGTTCAATCTATTTTATCTTTAAAAAAACCATGACAGACCATGCCATAGAACGCTTAGATAGCCAAGTTAATGATATTGCAGAAGGCTTTAACAGAAGTGGCTCAACCGCTGTTGAACCTCGAAATTTATTCAATGCTTATGTTCCTTTAAACGGGATGATTCGCATTATTGATGAAAATAACAAAACCTTACTAACAACTTTAAAGGATGAGCTATCGCTTCGTAGTTTAAACGCAACCTATCGAACAAACGAACACACTGATGTTACACAGAAATCAGGCGCCATTTATGCAAGTGCATCAATGCCTATTATCTGGACAAACGGTAATGTTGTGAGCCTGGAACTTACCGAGCGATTAGTGGATGTTGAGCAGTCTTTAAGTATTTTACGTATCATTCTAATTGTCGCTTCTTTTATCATTTTAGTTCCAACCGTTATTGGTGGTCGCTTTTTAAGCAAAGTGGTTTTACAGCCAATTCAATCACTTATTCATACAATGGAAGATATTCAAACCTCACGTACCTTTAAACGAATTGCAACGAAGTCATCCTCTAAAGATGAACTTGATCAAATGGCTAGTACGTTTAACAATATGATGGATTTACTTGAAGAAAACTATAAAAAGCAGGAGCAGTTCGTATCCGATGCTTCTCATGAGTTAAAAACACCGCTTACAGTCATTGAAAGCTATGCCAATATGCTCAAGCGCTGGGGAATGAAGCGGCCTGATATACTGGAAGAAGCCGTTGAATCTATTCACTCAGAGTCAATTCGGATGAAAGCTTTAACCGAGCAAATGCTTGTCTTAGCAAAAGATGACTCCCAGCTGGAATTACACATACAGCCCACTGATATTAACACCCTATGTATTGAAACCGGTCGTAGTCTGCAGCAAGCATTCCAGCGAACGATTCATGTAAAGCCTTCAATGCATTCGATTCAAGTTAGTAGTGATGAACAAAAGCTTAAGCAGCTTCTTTATATTTTATTAGATAATGCAATTAAATATAGTGAAGAGTCAGTAGAATTAATCGTCAACGCAGTAGATAAAACATGCCTTATTACCATAATAGATCATGGAATTGGCATTCCAAAAGAGGACTTGACACACGTTTATGAACGCTTTTTTCGTGTTGATAAAGCAAGAAGTCGAGAAACTGGCGGTTCTGGTCTAGGTCTAGCTATTGCATCAAAAATTGTTAAAGCACACCAAGGTACCATTGAGATTGAAAGTGAAGAAGAAAAAGGCACAACTGTACAAATCCGCTTACCAATTCATTTCTCATGA
- a CDS encoding response regulator transcription factor — MSKGKILIVEDEKKIARLIQLELEYEGYETATAHTGADGLSLFQGQQFDLLILDVMLPGLSGLEVLRRIRANNQFIPVILLTARDSLPDKISGLDLGANDYMTKPFEIEELLARIRVWLRHQSTTVEESSILQIGDLTVDEKTRIVIREGNTIELTPREYDLLVYLLKNKNQVLSREQLLTNVWGFDYYGDTNVIDVYIRYLRKKIDAPYSNPYLHTVRGVGYMLKE; from the coding sequence GTGAGCAAAGGAAAGATTTTAATTGTTGAAGATGAAAAGAAAATTGCAAGACTTATTCAACTTGAACTGGAATATGAAGGATACGAAACTGCCACTGCTCATACCGGTGCAGACGGGCTGTCGTTATTTCAAGGTCAACAATTTGACTTACTCATCCTTGACGTCATGCTTCCAGGATTAAGTGGGCTTGAAGTATTAAGAAGAATACGAGCAAACAACCAGTTCATCCCAGTTATTTTACTAACAGCTCGCGATTCACTTCCTGATAAAATTAGCGGACTTGATTTAGGAGCAAACGATTATATGACAAAGCCATTTGAAATTGAAGAATTGCTCGCCCGAATTCGCGTCTGGCTTCGTCATCAGTCTACTACCGTTGAAGAAAGTTCAATTCTTCAAATTGGCGACTTAACCGTTGACGAAAAAACACGGATAGTCATAAGAGAAGGAAATACCATTGAACTCACGCCAAGGGAATACGATTTACTTGTTTACTTATTAAAAAATAAAAATCAAGTTCTTAGTCGAGAGCAACTTCTGACAAATGTGTGGGGATTTGATTATTATGGAGATACAAACGTAATAGATGTGTATATTCGCTATCTTCGCAAAAAAATTGATGCACCTTATTCAAACCCTTACCTTCATACGGTACGTGGCGTTGGCTACATGCTAAAGGAATAA
- a CDS encoding sodium:proton exchanger, whose translation MEHMGWVSLIPAFIAVVLALISKNVILSLFMGALSGIVILQKGAPIASVQTFIGDYLFVQLTDSYNAGVLVLLVFIGGFVALVEKSGGAGAFAEKVIHVLNTRVKTQVSAWLGGILIFFSDLGTPLIVGPVFEKVFDKMKISREKLAWIIDSTSSPVAVLIPFIGWGVYIMGLIQKEFDASNVTSMTDWEAFVGAIPFQFYSILTVIMVPLVVMTKLDIGPMKKAEERVQTTGKLYWDTSIPLRKSEAMNEIQQTKSKASFIIVPLLVLFITLFGILISLGFPFKQVEGSAFRIALTTGYLFASVTLIGFLVISKVKKFAETMDIYFQGMQKMMVVAATLVLAWALGTVMKEMGTANYIVEVIDGNLPVFLIPALLFAIGAVMSLASGTSWGTFAIMMPLAIPMAVQLDAPLLVCIGAVLSGGMFGDHCSPISDTTVLSSTGAGCDHIDHVKTQLPYALVNAGSAFIAFLIAGIFGHVATLLLAIVLMALTVWILSKRKNQSASNTLSH comes from the coding sequence ATGGAACACATGGGTTGGGTTTCGTTAATACCAGCTTTTATAGCTGTTGTTCTTGCACTTATTAGTAAAAATGTTATTTTATCTTTATTCATGGGTGCCTTATCCGGGATTGTTATTTTACAAAAAGGAGCACCAATTGCATCAGTTCAAACATTCATTGGTGATTACTTATTCGTTCAGTTAACGGATAGTTATAACGCTGGGGTGTTAGTATTACTTGTGTTTATCGGTGGATTTGTAGCGCTTGTAGAGAAATCTGGAGGAGCAGGTGCTTTTGCAGAAAAGGTCATACATGTGTTAAATACGCGTGTGAAGACCCAAGTGTCAGCTTGGCTAGGCGGTATTTTAATCTTTTTCTCAGATTTGGGCACACCCTTAATTGTAGGACCAGTTTTTGAAAAAGTATTTGATAAGATGAAGATTTCACGTGAGAAACTTGCATGGATTATTGATTCAACGTCGTCCCCGGTTGCTGTTTTAATTCCGTTTATCGGTTGGGGCGTGTATATTATGGGACTTATTCAAAAAGAATTTGACGCTTCAAACGTAACAAGTATGACAGACTGGGAAGCTTTTGTGGGAGCTATTCCATTCCAATTTTATTCAATCTTAACGGTTATTATGGTACCTTTGGTAGTTATGACAAAGCTTGATATTGGACCAATGAAGAAAGCAGAAGAGAGAGTACAAACAACCGGCAAGCTATATTGGGATACATCGATTCCACTGCGAAAATCAGAAGCAATGAACGAAATTCAGCAGACAAAGAGCAAGGCGAGTTTTATTATTGTTCCTTTGCTAGTTTTGTTTATCACGCTGTTTGGAATTTTGATTTCGTTAGGCTTTCCTTTTAAACAAGTGGAGGGTAGTGCGTTTCGTATAGCGTTAACGACGGGGTACTTATTTGCTTCTGTTACGCTAATTGGATTTTTGGTCATTTCAAAAGTGAAAAAATTTGCTGAAACGATGGACATTTATTTTCAAGGTATGCAAAAAATGATGGTTGTGGCAGCGACGTTAGTATTAGCTTGGGCGCTTGGAACGGTAATGAAGGAAATGGGAACAGCTAATTATATAGTGGAAGTTATTGATGGCAATTTGCCAGTTTTTCTAATTCCAGCTTTACTATTTGCCATTGGGGCAGTCATGTCACTTGCTTCTGGAACATCATGGGGAACGTTTGCGATTATGATGCCGCTAGCAATTCCGATGGCCGTTCAGCTTGATGCTCCACTGCTTGTTTGCATTGGTGCTGTTCTATCGGGAGGTATGTTTGGAGATCACTGTTCCCCAATTTCAGATACAACTGTGCTTTCTTCTACTGGAGCGGGCTGTGACCATATTGATCATGTCAAAACACAGCTTCCATATGCACTAGTAAATGCAGGTTCAGCATTTATAGCTTTTTTAATTGCTGGTATTTTCGGTCATGTTGCAACGCTCTTACTTGCAATTGTATTGATGGCTCTAACGGTTTGGATTTTATCGAAAAGAAAGAATCAATCCGCGTCGAATACACTTTCACACTAG
- a CDS encoding type 1 glutamine amidotransferase: MRLENKKVIALVSEDFEDLELWYPVMRLREEGAEVHLVGEKAKETYKGKYGVPAVSDYAFSDVKANDYDAILVPGGWAPDKLRRYPEVIEMVQHMDEHKKPIGQICHAGWVLISAKILKGRNVTSTPGIKDDMENAGAIWHDEAVVVDGHIISSRRPPDLPPYAKAFADVLAEK, from the coding sequence ATGCGTTTAGAAAATAAAAAAGTAATTGCGCTTGTAAGCGAAGACTTTGAAGACTTAGAGTTATGGTATCCTGTCATGCGACTTCGTGAAGAAGGAGCTGAGGTGCATTTAGTTGGTGAAAAGGCTAAGGAAACATATAAAGGAAAATACGGAGTGCCTGCTGTGTCCGACTATGCGTTTTCCGATGTGAAAGCAAACGATTATGATGCCATCTTAGTACCAGGAGGATGGGCGCCAGATAAACTGCGCCGCTATCCAGAAGTTATTGAAATGGTTCAACATATGGACGAGCACAAGAAGCCAATTGGCCAAATTTGTCATGCTGGCTGGGTATTGATTTCAGCGAAGATTTTAAAAGGCCGTAACGTTACAAGTACGCCTGGTATTAAAGATGATATGGAGAATGCTGGTGCTATCTGGCATGACGAAGCAGTTGTAGTTGATGGCCACATTATCTCAAGTCGTCGTCCACCAGATTTACCACCGTATGCAAAAGCATTTGCGGACGTTTTAGCGGAGAAATAA